In the genome of Pelagibacterium nitratireducens, one region contains:
- a CDS encoding retropepsin-like aspartic protease family protein yields the protein MLFVAFAILIVVGLAVAISADAGAVFGLTQTQTASAIPLVVIGTLVASAVVGRRHKLGEILSGFVIWIAIGGILVLGYTYRGDIERMGQRVFGALQPGAAIVDPQTGNVHISRSFGGSFSIDTTINGTEVPMIFDTGASAVVLSHADAVSAGIDTKSLRYTIPVQTANGTGTAASIRIDQIEVGNIVRRNIRAFVVEDNALETSLLGMTFLETLSRYTVSQDSLELHD from the coding sequence ATGCTCTTTGTTGCTTTCGCCATTCTGATCGTGGTCGGCCTTGCGGTCGCCATCAGCGCCGACGCTGGTGCGGTTTTCGGACTGACGCAGACCCAGACGGCGAGTGCGATACCGCTCGTTGTGATCGGAACGCTTGTTGCCAGCGCGGTGGTGGGACGCCGACACAAGCTCGGCGAAATCCTTTCAGGGTTCGTCATCTGGATCGCAATCGGCGGGATTCTGGTGCTCGGTTATACCTATCGCGGTGATATCGAGCGGATGGGTCAGCGGGTTTTCGGCGCCCTGCAGCCGGGTGCCGCCATCGTCGACCCGCAGACGGGAAACGTCCATATTTCCCGCTCGTTCGGCGGCAGCTTCAGCATCGATACCACCATCAATGGCACCGAGGTGCCCATGATCTTCGATACCGGTGCCAGCGCCGTCGTCCTTTCCCATGCCGATGCGGTTTCTGCCGGCATCGATACGAAAAGTCTGCGCTATACCATTCCCGTTCAGACCGCTAACGGCACCGGCACCGCAGCATCGATCCGGATCGATCAGATCGAAGTGGGCAACATTGTCCGGCGCAATATCCGCGCCTTTGTGGTCGAGGACAACGCGCTCGAGACCTCACTTTTGGGCATGACGTTCCTGGAAACCCTGTCGCGTTACACGGTCAGTCAGGATTCGCTGGAGTTGCACGATTAG